From Rhododendron vialii isolate Sample 1 chromosome 7a, ASM3025357v1:
gaacaaaatcaaaagttgTTAACAACTTATTTCTTAGTGGAAACACTCCAGATTCTTGCTTGTGTTGGCCTAGTCAATAGTGATTCTCTTtggatttttcaatttcttagCCTTTTTTCCATCCTTTCAACCACTGGATCCCATGTTTTGATTCTCTTTGGATTAGCTTCCAATGGCAGCCCCAAGTACTTGATTGGCAAGTGATCAATTTTGCATCCCATAATCATAGCAAGGGAAGTAACATCCTGGTGGCTCACTTTAATCCCACACAAAGAACTTTTGGAGTAGTTTATCTTTAATCCTGACATAAGTTGAAAACATCGCAGAATTCTTTTGATATTAGCCAACTCCTCCCTATCATTATTGCAGAAAATAATCGTGTCGTCAGCAAATTGGAGGTGAGAAACTAAGATCCCAATTGCTCCATTCAGTCCAACTCTAGCCCCTTTAATGATGTTCAGATCCCTCGCCCTTTCTAGCAAATGTTGAGCCCTTCAAAAACAATATTAAATAGAAATGGAAATAGAGGATCCCCCTGACGAATGCCCTTCTGAATTTGGAATTCCTTTGAAGCGGAGCCGTTTATCAGTACGGATATGGACACCGTGGACATACACTCCTTAATCCAAGCACACCACTTCTCCCCGAAGCCCAATTTTGTGGATAAGTCAAGTAAAAATCCCCAATTAACACAATCATAGGCtttctcaaaatcaattttcaagaTCAGACCTCCCTGAAAGCTGTTTTTCCACCTATGAATAACCTCATTTGCTATAAGAACACCATCCAAAATTTGTTTGCCCTTAATAAACGCAGCTTGGGATTCACCGATAAGAGGAGGTAAATGGCATTTGAGTCTATTAGCTAGAACTTTTGCAAGCACCTTATAAACCCAACCTACCATACATATGGGACGGAATTCTTTAAAGACCTAGGGCAATCAACCTTCGGAATTAAAGTTATAAAGGTTAAGTGCCTCTAAAGAGCTTGCAACCGGAGTAGAACTCAGAGAAGAATTGCAGTAGCAGT
This genomic window contains:
- the LOC131332660 gene encoding uncharacterized protein LOC131332660 — its product is MVGSIKVNDRVLEDPMEIKAAAIDYFSDNFKEERKLRPMLGGELPRVLNQATSSQLNEVFEEGKSLRNCYCNSSLSSTPVASSLEALNLYNFNSEGWVYKVLAKVLANRLKCHLPPLIGESQAAFIKGKQILDGVLIANEVIHRWKNSFQGGLILKIDFEKAYDCVNWGFLLDLSTKLGFGEKWAQHLLERARDLNIIKGARVGLNGAIGILVSHLQFADDTIIFCNNDREELANIKRILRCFQLMSGLKINYSKSSLCGIKVSHQDVTSLAMIMGCKIDHLPIKYLGLPLEANPKRIKTWDPVVERMEKRLRN